The following are encoded in a window of Rhodomicrobium lacus genomic DNA:
- a CDS encoding HpcH/HpaI aldolase/citrate lyase family protein, with translation MAATKTPSKFFKPLAAGAPAPFVEKPVRLERMIHFVAPHVEKIRAKVPDLIKQVDVVLGNLEDAIPATEKEAARKGFIKLAQENEFGSTGLWTRINALNSPWVLDDIVEIMGAVGNKLDVIMLPKVEGPWDIHYLDQLLAQLEAKHNIKKPVMIHALLETAEGVANVDHIAGASPRMHGMSLGPADLAASRAMKTTRVGGGHPSYGVLADAAGDAPRAFYQQDLWHYTVGRMVDACATYDLKPFYGPFGDFSDAAACEAQFRNAFLQGCAGAWTLHPSQIEIARRVFTPDPGEAAFARRILEAMPDGTGAVMVDGKMQDDATWKQAKVIVDLANLVEAKDGAPQ, from the coding sequence ATGGCAGCGACAAAGACCCCATCCAAATTCTTCAAGCCCCTCGCAGCGGGTGCTCCCGCTCCGTTCGTGGAAAAGCCCGTGCGCCTCGAACGGATGATCCACTTCGTCGCCCCGCATGTAGAGAAGATCCGCGCGAAGGTGCCGGACCTCATCAAGCAGGTCGACGTGGTGCTCGGCAATCTCGAAGACGCGATCCCCGCGACCGAGAAGGAGGCCGCGCGCAAGGGCTTCATCAAGCTCGCTCAGGAAAACGAGTTCGGCAGCACGGGGCTCTGGACGCGCATCAACGCGCTGAACAGCCCGTGGGTGCTCGACGACATCGTCGAGATCATGGGTGCGGTGGGCAACAAGCTCGACGTCATCATGCTGCCGAAGGTGGAAGGCCCGTGGGACATTCACTATCTCGACCAGCTGCTCGCCCAGCTTGAGGCGAAGCACAATATCAAGAAGCCCGTCATGATCCACGCCCTGCTCGAAACGGCGGAAGGCGTGGCGAATGTCGATCACATCGCGGGCGCGAGCCCTCGCATGCACGGCATGAGCCTCGGGCCGGCCGACCTCGCCGCGAGCCGCGCCATGAAGACGACCCGCGTCGGCGGCGGCCATCCGTCCTACGGCGTGCTTGCGGACGCGGCGGGCGATGCGCCGCGTGCCTTCTACCAGCAGGATCTGTGGCATTACACCGTGGGCCGCATGGTGGACGCCTGTGCCACCTATGACCTCAAGCCCTTTTACGGTCCGTTCGGCGATTTCTCCGACGCGGCGGCGTGCGAAGCGCAATTCCGCAACGCCTTCCTTCAGGGCTGCGCGGGGGCATGGACGTTGCATCCCTCGCAGATCGAGATCGCGCGCCGTGTTTTCACGCCGGATCCGGGGGAGGCGGCTTTTGCCCGGCGCATCCTCGAAGCCATGCCGGATGGCACGGGCGCGGTAATGGTCGACGGCAAGATGCAGGACGACGCGACCTGGAAACAGGCCAAGGTCATCGTAGACCTCGCGAACCTCGTCGAAGCCAAAGACGGCGCGCCCCAGTGA
- the hspQ gene encoding heat shock protein HspQ, giving the protein MVKERRARFAIGEVVKHRLFPFRGIIFDVDPEFANTDEWWLAIPEDIRPEKDQPYYHLLAENEETEYVAYVSEQNLLPDDSGEPLRHPQLGELFDELEDGGYRFRGPGAN; this is encoded by the coding sequence ATGGTGAAAGAACGGCGCGCGCGGTTTGCCATCGGGGAAGTCGTGAAGCATCGTCTTTTCCCGTTTCGGGGAATTATCTTCGACGTCGACCCCGAGTTCGCCAACACGGATGAATGGTGGCTTGCCATCCCGGAGGATATTCGCCCGGAGAAGGATCAGCCGTACTATCACCTGCTTGCCGAGAACGAGGAAACCGAATACGTCGCCTATGTCTCCGAGCAGAACCTGCTGCCGGACGACAGCGGCGAGCCGTTGCGCCATCCGCAGCTCGGCGAGTTGTTCGATGAGCTGGAGGACGGCGGCTACCGCTTCCGGGGGCCTGGCGCGAACTGA